The following proteins come from a genomic window of Sebastes fasciatus isolate fSebFas1 chromosome 6, fSebFas1.pri, whole genome shotgun sequence:
- the mtx3 gene encoding metaxin-3 isoform X1, which produces MAAAMELSCWGADWGLPSVHTESLIVLAYAKFSGAKVTVSPIDWTWKTLTATVPELLCGDSAVQEPAHILNFLRKQRFNADFELTARQGADTMAYIALLEEKLRPALLHTFWVDAENYANLTRPWFASRSPFPLNFLVPSRQANIALSRILLTKGEAPLHRITEVEGKIYSDAKECLNLLSYRLGTANYFFGDSPTSLDAFVFGFVAPVYKASLPSSPLQSHLRQLDNLTSFCDSILAIYFSTDHPCPPPPVQETMDANLQKLTQLVNKESNLIEKVLLLSFYRLFAWVHGCVWQMDDNLRSSPQHKPHRPDPKSSLASEKSSTPA; this is translated from the exons ATGGCTGCTGCCATGGAGCTGAGCTGCTGGGGAGCAGACTGGGGTTTACCTTCAGTCCACACCGAGTCTCTCATCGTCCTG GCATACGCCAAGTTTTCTGGGGCAAAAGTCACAGTTTCTCCTATAGACTGGACATGGAAAACTCTAACAG CGACAGTCCCAGAGTTGCTGTGTGGAGACTCTGCAGTTCAAGAACCGGCACACATTCTCAACTTCCTGAGGAAACAG AGGTTTAATGCCGACTTTGAGCTGACAGCCAGACAAGGAGCAGACACCATGGCCTACATTGCCCTACTTGAAGAGAAACTACGACCAGCTCTG TTGCACACTTTCTGGGTGGATGCAGAAAACTACGCCAATCTGACACGGCCATGGTTTGCTTCACGCTCGCCATTCCCTCTTAACTTTCTCGTCCCTAGTCGCCAAGCCAACATTGCCCTCTCCCGCATTCTTCTCACCAAAGGAGAGGCGCCACTACACAGAATCACTGAGGTGGAGGGAAAG ATCTACAGTGATGCTAAAGAGTGCCTGAATCTCCTCTCCTACAGACTGGGAACCGCAAACTACTTTTTTGGCGACTC gcCGACCAGTCTGGACGCCTTTGTGTTTGGTTTTGTGGCTCCAGTTTACAAAGCTAGTCTCCCCAGTAGCCCTCTGCAGAGCCACCTCAGACAGCTGGATAACCTCACAAGCTTCTGTGATAGCATCCTCGCAATCTACTTCAGCACGGACCACCCTT GTCCTCCCCCACCTGTTCAGGAAACAATGGATGCCAACCTCCAGAAACTAACCCAGCTTGTAAACAAAGAGTCCAACTTGATAGAGAAGGTGCTTCTGCTTTCCTTTTATCGTCTCTTTGCATGGGTGCATGGTTGCGTTTGGCAG ATGGATGACAACCTTCGCAGCAGCCCTCAGCACAAACCCCACAGACCAGACCCCAAATCCAGTCTGGCCAGTGAGAAGAGCTCTACTCCTGCCTGA
- the mtx3 gene encoding metaxin-3 isoform X3, with protein MAAAMELSCWGADWGLPSVHTESLIVLAYAKFSGAKVTVSPIDWTWKTLTATVPELLCGDSAVQEPAHILNFLRKQRFNADFELTARQGADTMAYIALLEEKLRPALLHTFWVDAENYANLTRPWFASRSPFPLNFLVPSRQANIALSRILLTKGEAPLHRITEVEGKIYSDAKECLNLLSYRLGTANYFFGDSPTSLDAFVFGFVAPVYKASLPSSPLQSHLRQLDNLTSFCDSILAIYFSTDHPYG; from the exons ATGGCTGCTGCCATGGAGCTGAGCTGCTGGGGAGCAGACTGGGGTTTACCTTCAGTCCACACCGAGTCTCTCATCGTCCTG GCATACGCCAAGTTTTCTGGGGCAAAAGTCACAGTTTCTCCTATAGACTGGACATGGAAAACTCTAACAG CGACAGTCCCAGAGTTGCTGTGTGGAGACTCTGCAGTTCAAGAACCGGCACACATTCTCAACTTCCTGAGGAAACAG AGGTTTAATGCCGACTTTGAGCTGACAGCCAGACAAGGAGCAGACACCATGGCCTACATTGCCCTACTTGAAGAGAAACTACGACCAGCTCTG TTGCACACTTTCTGGGTGGATGCAGAAAACTACGCCAATCTGACACGGCCATGGTTTGCTTCACGCTCGCCATTCCCTCTTAACTTTCTCGTCCCTAGTCGCCAAGCCAACATTGCCCTCTCCCGCATTCTTCTCACCAAAGGAGAGGCGCCACTACACAGAATCACTGAGGTGGAGGGAAAG ATCTACAGTGATGCTAAAGAGTGCCTGAATCTCCTCTCCTACAGACTGGGAACCGCAAACTACTTTTTTGGCGACTC gcCGACCAGTCTGGACGCCTTTGTGTTTGGTTTTGTGGCTCCAGTTTACAAAGCTAGTCTCCCCAGTAGCCCTCTGCAGAGCCACCTCAGACAGCTGGATAACCTCACAAGCTTCTGTGATAGCATCCTCGCAATCTACTTCAGCACGGACCACCCTT ATGGATGA
- the mtx3 gene encoding metaxin-3 isoform X2: MAAAMELSCWGADWGLPSVHTESLIVLAYAKFSGAKVTVSPIDWTWKTLTATVPELLCGDSAVQEPAHILNFLRKQRFNADFELTARQGADTMAYIALLEEKLRPALLHTFWVDAENYANLTRPWFASRSPFPLNFLVPSRQANIALSRILLTKGEAPLHRITEVEGKIYSDAKECLNLLSYRLGTANYFFGDSPTSLDAFVFGFVAPVYKASLPSSPLQSHLRQLDNLTSFCDSILAIYFSTDHPCPPPPVQETMDANLQKLTQLVNKESNLIEKMDDNLRSSPQHKPHRPDPKSSLASEKSSTPA; the protein is encoded by the exons ATGGCTGCTGCCATGGAGCTGAGCTGCTGGGGAGCAGACTGGGGTTTACCTTCAGTCCACACCGAGTCTCTCATCGTCCTG GCATACGCCAAGTTTTCTGGGGCAAAAGTCACAGTTTCTCCTATAGACTGGACATGGAAAACTCTAACAG CGACAGTCCCAGAGTTGCTGTGTGGAGACTCTGCAGTTCAAGAACCGGCACACATTCTCAACTTCCTGAGGAAACAG AGGTTTAATGCCGACTTTGAGCTGACAGCCAGACAAGGAGCAGACACCATGGCCTACATTGCCCTACTTGAAGAGAAACTACGACCAGCTCTG TTGCACACTTTCTGGGTGGATGCAGAAAACTACGCCAATCTGACACGGCCATGGTTTGCTTCACGCTCGCCATTCCCTCTTAACTTTCTCGTCCCTAGTCGCCAAGCCAACATTGCCCTCTCCCGCATTCTTCTCACCAAAGGAGAGGCGCCACTACACAGAATCACTGAGGTGGAGGGAAAG ATCTACAGTGATGCTAAAGAGTGCCTGAATCTCCTCTCCTACAGACTGGGAACCGCAAACTACTTTTTTGGCGACTC gcCGACCAGTCTGGACGCCTTTGTGTTTGGTTTTGTGGCTCCAGTTTACAAAGCTAGTCTCCCCAGTAGCCCTCTGCAGAGCCACCTCAGACAGCTGGATAACCTCACAAGCTTCTGTGATAGCATCCTCGCAATCTACTTCAGCACGGACCACCCTT GTCCTCCCCCACCTGTTCAGGAAACAATGGATGCCAACCTCCAGAAACTAACCCAGCTTGTAAACAAAGAGTCCAACTTGATAGAGAAG ATGGATGACAACCTTCGCAGCAGCCCTCAGCACAAACCCCACAGACCAGACCCCAAATCCAGTCTGGCCAGTGAGAAGAGCTCTACTCCTGCCTGA